The proteins below come from a single Cervus canadensis isolate Bull #8, Minnesota chromosome 2, ASM1932006v1, whole genome shotgun sequence genomic window:
- the DUSP23 gene encoding dual specificity protein phosphatase 23 isoform X1: MGVQPPNFSWVLPSRLAGLALPRLPAHYQFLLDQGVRHLVSLTERGPPHSDSCPGLTLHRLRIPDFCPPGPEQIDRFVKIVDEANARGEWSICPIQRSQTDQMAYSPGNKGHALCQGVAVPGTPKTAPATGTCRILRRVEAATNARPPWVPGLSWRALASWKPREE, from the exons ATGGGCGTGCAGCCCCCCAACTTCTCGTGGGTGCTGCCCAGCCGGctggcggggctggcgctgccccGGCTCCCCGCCCACTACCAGTTCCTGCTGGACCAAGGTGTACGGCATCTGGTGTCCCTGACGGAGCGCGGGCCCCCGCACAGCGACAGCTGTCCCGGCCTCACCCTGCACCGGCTGCGCATCCCAGACTTCTGCCCGCCGGGCCCAGAGCAGATCGACCGCTTCGTGAAGATCGTCGACGAGGCCAACGCCAGGGGAGAG TGGTCAATCTGTCCAATACAGAGGAGCCAAACAGACCAGATGGCATATTCTCCTGGAAATAAAGGGCATGCTCTGTGCCAAGGAGTGGCAGTGCCAGGGACACCAAAGACAGCTCCCGCCACAGGAACATGCAGGATCCTCAGACGCGTGGAGGCTGCTACAAACGCCAGACCACCCTGGGTCCCAGGGCTGTCCTGGCGGGCACTCGCCAGCTGGAAACCCAGAGAAGAATAA
- the DUSP23 gene encoding dual specificity protein phosphatase 23 isoform X2 translates to MGVQPPNFSWVLPSRLAGLALPRLPAHYQFLLDQGVRHLVSLTERGPPHSDSCPGLTLHRLRIPDFCPPGPEQIDRFVKIVDEANARGEAVAVHCALGFGRTGTMLACYLVKERGLAAGDAIAEIRRLRPGSIETYEQEKAVFQFYQRTK, encoded by the exons ATGGGCGTGCAGCCCCCCAACTTCTCGTGGGTGCTGCCCAGCCGGctggcggggctggcgctgccccGGCTCCCCGCCCACTACCAGTTCCTGCTGGACCAAGGTGTACGGCATCTGGTGTCCCTGACGGAGCGCGGGCCCCCGCACAGCGACAGCTGTCCCGGCCTCACCCTGCACCGGCTGCGCATCCCAGACTTCTGCCCGCCGGGCCCAGAGCAGATCGACCGCTTCGTGAAGATCGTCGACGAGGCCAACGCCAGGGGAGAG GCGGTGGCCGTGCACTGTGCCCTGGGCTTTGGCCGCACTGGCACCATGCTGGCCTGTTACCTGGTGAAGGAGCGGGGCCTGGCTGCCGGAGATGCCATCGCTGAGATCCGGCGCCTTCGACCCGGCTCCATCGAGACCTATGAGCAAGAGAAGGCGGTCTTCCAGTTCTACCAGCGAACGAAATAA